One Thalassoglobus sp. JC818 genomic region harbors:
- a CDS encoding M28 family peptidase — MQRLLLALIFSLIAIANLAVASDGVEVEQAESAAETIVSAQDLLSHLEYLASPDRRGRDDWGKIESADYIIARFEESGLQPLFEDGFIQAVPDFNDKSADPIIMGRNIGGFVEGTDPLLKREWIVVNAHYDHLGVRGGKIFPGADDNASGVSMLLELAKHFAKNPARRSIAFVSFDLEEHLLWGSRWFLAHCPLEEESIRFCLTADMIGRSLGGLDIPTVFVMGAETSPQVSHCLDQIAVPEGLEVARLGTDIVGTRSDYGPFRYRKIPFLFFSTGEHPDYHTPEDTLEKLDIDKIALVSTAMLRVADQIANLPSSIEWDVDETPSLHEVRAINSVTKQLLEAEEMGEFEMTDLQRLFVSQVKSKTSYMLRTGKISPTERTWLVRSTQLMMFSLF, encoded by the coding sequence ATGCAGCGACTTCTCCTCGCTCTGATTTTCAGTCTGATCGCGATCGCTAACCTCGCGGTTGCAAGCGACGGGGTTGAAGTCGAACAGGCCGAAAGTGCTGCTGAGACCATCGTCTCCGCTCAGGACTTGCTCTCGCATCTCGAATATCTGGCGAGTCCGGACCGACGCGGCAGAGACGACTGGGGAAAAATCGAATCGGCCGATTACATCATCGCTCGGTTTGAGGAATCCGGTCTGCAACCGCTTTTCGAAGATGGCTTCATCCAAGCAGTCCCTGATTTCAACGACAAGTCCGCTGATCCCATCATCATGGGACGCAATATAGGCGGATTCGTGGAGGGAACAGACCCGCTTCTCAAAAGGGAGTGGATCGTCGTCAACGCCCACTACGATCATCTCGGAGTCCGTGGGGGGAAGATCTTTCCCGGAGCTGACGACAATGCCAGTGGTGTCTCGATGCTTTTGGAACTGGCGAAACACTTTGCGAAAAATCCAGCTCGGCGCAGCATCGCCTTTGTCTCGTTCGATCTTGAAGAACATCTGCTCTGGGGTTCACGCTGGTTTCTTGCGCACTGCCCGCTGGAAGAAGAATCGATCCGCTTCTGCCTCACAGCGGATATGATCGGTCGTTCACTCGGAGGACTTGATATTCCGACAGTCTTCGTCATGGGAGCGGAGACTTCCCCTCAGGTGAGCCATTGCCTCGACCAAATTGCTGTGCCTGAGGGTCTCGAAGTGGCCCGGCTCGGAACAGACATCGTTGGCACGCGCAGCGACTATGGACCGTTTCGATATCGAAAAATTCCGTTTCTGTTTTTCTCTACGGGTGAACATCCCGACTATCACACGCCGGAAGACACGCTGGAAAAACTGGACATCGACAAAATCGCACTTGTCTCCACTGCCATGCTTCGTGTGGCAGACCAGATCGCCAATCTGCCATCTTCCATTGAATGGGACGTCGACGAAACACCTTCGCTGCACGAAGTTCGTGCCATCAACTCAGTGACAAAACAACTTCTTGAAGCGGAAGAGATGGGAGAGTTCGAGATGACGGATTTGCAGCGGCTGTTCGTTTCGCAAGTCAAATCGAAAACCAGCTACATGCTTCGCACAGGGAAAATCTCACCCACCGAACGCACCTGGCTCGTGCGATCTACTCAGCTCATGATGTTTTCGCTGTTCTGA